The Aquila chrysaetos chrysaetos chromosome 16, bAquChr1.4, whole genome shotgun sequence genome has a segment encoding these proteins:
- the LOC115352034 gene encoding mas-related G-protein coupled receptor member H-like, with protein sequence MEVNHMVPPSAPPTPASDGEDPCRIDVTDVAVDTVTLLISLCGLVGNGAVLWFLGFRIRRNPITVYILNLAVADFTFLLFMATSSLLYMMENVFCSAVASLMYLRSLFLLSLFSYNMGLYLLTAISIERCMSILCPLWYRCRRPQRLSTVVCALLWALSIAVIAAVTSLCLLHEHEHCRMALISMYVLNFLIFAPPMVVCSTILFIKVQCGSQQRQPRRLYIVIFLTVLVFLLFALPLSIWNFLQQFSYTIVLSQVVFLLACINSSIKPFIYFLVGTCRRHCSLVSLQVAFWKVFEEPEDNTACSNDTTMDTLAPAC encoded by the coding sequence ATGGAGGTGAACCACATGGTCCCACCTAGCGCACCACCCACGCCAGCCAGCGACGGAGAAGACCCGTGCAGGATAGACGTCACCGACGTGGCCGTAGACACGGTCACGCTGCTCATCTCCCTCTGCgggctggtggggaatgggGCCGTCCTCTGGTTCCTCGGCTTCCGCATCCGCAGGAACCCCATCACCGTCTACATCCTCAACCTGGCCGTCGCCGACttcaccttcctcctcttcatgGCCACCTCATCCCTCCTCTACATGATGGAGAACGTCTTCTGCTCCGCTGTTGCGTCCCTGATGTACCTGAGGTCGCTTTTCCTGCTCTCACTCTTCTCCTACAACATGGGCCTGTACCTCCTGACGGCCATCAGCATCGAGAGGTGCATGTCCATCCTCTGCCCGCTCTGGTaccgctgccgccgcccccAGCGCTTGTCGACCGTGGTGTGTGCCCTGCTCTGGGCCCTCTCCATCGCCGTCATTGCTGCAGTGACTTCTCTCTGCCTGTTGCACGAGCACGAGCACTGCCGGATGGCTCTCATCTCCATGTACGTCCTcaatttccttatttttgccCCACCCATGGTCGTTTGCAGCACAATCCTCTTCATTAAGGTCCAGTGTGGCTCCCAGCAGCGCCAACCCCGGAGGCTCTACATCGTTATCTTCCTCACCGTCCTCGTCTTCCTCCTCTTCGCTCTTCCCCTCAGCATCTGGAATTTCCTGCAGCAGTTCAGCTACACCATTGTGCTCTCCCAGGTTGTCTTCCTGCTCGCCTGCATCAACAGCAGCATCAAACCCTTCATCTATTTCTTGGTGGGGACCTGCCGGAGGCACTGCTCCTTGGTGTCCCTCCAGGTCGCTTTCTGGAAGGTCTTTGAGGAGCCAGAAGACAACACTGCATGCAGCAACGATACTACGATGGACACGCTGGCTCCAGCCTGTTGA